A genomic segment from Saimiri boliviensis isolate mSaiBol1 chromosome 14, mSaiBol1.pri, whole genome shotgun sequence encodes:
- the ZNF548 gene encoding zinc finger protein 548 isoform X1: MNLTEDGIGEVRTKSRFPGDHRLDFGHGDSQMSQDGVPWLAEMDPAHDRVVFEDVAIYFSQEEWGHLDEAQRLLYRDVMLENLALLSSLGCWHGPEDEVAPSRQGFSAGVSEVTTSPKSCMFTQKIHPREMGDPPLKDTLCLVEHNGIHPEQDIYICEAELFQCSEQQIGENLSRGDNLIPSFGKNHRIHMAEEIFTFMEGWKDLSATSCLLQQQAPQSEWKPYRDTEDREDFQTGQNDYKCSECGKTFTYRYSLVEHQKIHTGERSYECNKCGKFFKYSANFMKHQTVHTSERTYECRECGKSFMYNYRLMRHKRVHTGERPYECNTCGKFFRYSSTFVRHQRVHTGERPYECRECGKFFMDSSTLIKHQRVHTGERPYKCNDCGKFFRYISTLIRHQRIHTGERPYECSVCGELFRYNSSLVKHWRNHTGERPYKCSECGKSFRYHCRLIRHQRVHTGERPYECSECGKFFRYNSNLIKHWRNHTGERPYECRECGKAFSHKHILVEHEKIHSGERPYECSECQKAFIRKSHLVHHQKIHSEERFMCSMNVGNSSATTPTSLNIRDFTMEKVYH, encoded by the exons ATGAACCTGACTGAG GACGGAATTGGGGAAGTCCGCACAAAAAGCAGATTTCCGGGAGATCACAGGTTGGATTTTGGACATGGCGATTCTCAAATGTCTCAAGATGG GGTCCCCTGGCTGGCAGAAATGGACCCTGCACAC GACCGTGTGGTCTTTGAGGACGTGGCCATATATTTCTCCCAGGAGGAGTGGGGGCACCTTGATGAGGCTCAGAGATTGCTGTACCGCGATGTGATGCTGGAGAATTTGGCCCTTTTGTCCTCACTAG GTTGTTGGCATGGACCTGAGGATGAGGTGGCACCTTCACGGCAAGGTTTTTCTGCAGGAGTGTCAGAGGTTACAACTTCACCAAAGTCCTGTATGTTCACCCAGAAGATCCACCCTCGTGAGATGGGAGACCCACCCTTGAAAGACACTCTGTGCCTGGTTGAGCACAATGGAATTCATCCTGAGCAAGACATATATATTTGTGAGGCAGAGCTTTTTCAGTGCTCAGAGCAGCAAATTGGAGAGAATCTTTCCAGAGGGGACAATTTGATACCTTCATTTGGGAAGAACCACAGAATTCACATGGCGGAGGAGATCTTCACATTCATGGAGGGTTGGAAGGACTTATCAGCCACCTCATGCCTTCTCCAGCAACAGGCCCCTCAAAGCGAGTGGAAGCCATACAGGGACACAGAGGACAGAGAAGACTTTCAGACTGGACAAAATGATTACAAGTGTAGTGAATGTGGGAAAACCTTCACCTACAGATATTCACTTGTTGAGCACCAGAAAATCCACACAGGAGAAAGATCTTATGAATGTAACAAATGTGGGAAATTTTTTAAGTACAGTGCCAATTTCATGAAACATCAGACAGTTCACACTAGTGAAAGGACTTACGAGTGCAGAGAATGTGGAAAATCATTTATGTACAACTACCGACTCATGAGACATAagagagttcacactggagaaaggccttatgagTGCAACACATGTGGGAAATTCTTTCGGTACAGCTCCACATTCGTTAGACATCagagagttcacactggagaaaggccATATGAGTGCAGGGAATGTGGGAAATTCTTTATGGACAGCTCCACGCTCATTAAACATCagagagttcacactggagaaagaccTTATAAGTGCAATGATTGTGGGAAATTTTTTAGGTATATCTCCACACTCATTagacatcagagaattcacactggagaaaggccGTATGAGTGCAGTGTATGTGGGGAACTGTTTAGGTACAACTCCAGCCTCGTTAAACATTGGAGAAATCACACTGGAGAGAGGCCTTATAaatgcagtgaatgtgggaaatcATTTAGGTACCACTGCAGACTCATTAGACACCAGAGAGTCCACACGGGAGAAAGGCCTTACGAGTGCAGCGAATGTGGGAAATTCTTTCGTTACAACTCCAACCTCATTAAACATTGGAGAAAtcacactggagaaaggccttatgagtgcagagagtgtgggaaagcctttagcCACAAGCATATACTTGTTGAGCACGAGAAAATCCACAGTGGAGAAAGACCTTATGAGTGTAGTGAATGCCAGAAGGCCTTTATTAGAAAGTCTCACCTGGTTCATCACCAGAAAATCCACAGTGAAGAGAGGTTTATGTGCTCCATGAATGTGGGGAATTCTTCAGCTACAACTCCAACCTCATTAAACATCAGAGATTTCACAATGGAGAAAGTTTACCATTGA
- the ZNF548 gene encoding zinc finger protein 548 isoform X2, with the protein MDPAHDRVVFEDVAIYFSQEEWGHLDEAQRLLYRDVMLENLALLSSLGCWHGPEDEVAPSRQGFSAGVSEVTTSPKSCMFTQKIHPREMGDPPLKDTLCLVEHNGIHPEQDIYICEAELFQCSEQQIGENLSRGDNLIPSFGKNHRIHMAEEIFTFMEGWKDLSATSCLLQQQAPQSEWKPYRDTEDREDFQTGQNDYKCSECGKTFTYRYSLVEHQKIHTGERSYECNKCGKFFKYSANFMKHQTVHTSERTYECRECGKSFMYNYRLMRHKRVHTGERPYECNTCGKFFRYSSTFVRHQRVHTGERPYECRECGKFFMDSSTLIKHQRVHTGERPYKCNDCGKFFRYISTLIRHQRIHTGERPYECSVCGELFRYNSSLVKHWRNHTGERPYKCSECGKSFRYHCRLIRHQRVHTGERPYECSECGKFFRYNSNLIKHWRNHTGERPYECRECGKAFSHKHILVEHEKIHSGERPYECSECQKAFIRKSHLVHHQKIHSEERFMCSMNVGNSSATTPTSLNIRDFTMEKVYH; encoded by the exons ATGGACCCTGCACAC GACCGTGTGGTCTTTGAGGACGTGGCCATATATTTCTCCCAGGAGGAGTGGGGGCACCTTGATGAGGCTCAGAGATTGCTGTACCGCGATGTGATGCTGGAGAATTTGGCCCTTTTGTCCTCACTAG GTTGTTGGCATGGACCTGAGGATGAGGTGGCACCTTCACGGCAAGGTTTTTCTGCAGGAGTGTCAGAGGTTACAACTTCACCAAAGTCCTGTATGTTCACCCAGAAGATCCACCCTCGTGAGATGGGAGACCCACCCTTGAAAGACACTCTGTGCCTGGTTGAGCACAATGGAATTCATCCTGAGCAAGACATATATATTTGTGAGGCAGAGCTTTTTCAGTGCTCAGAGCAGCAAATTGGAGAGAATCTTTCCAGAGGGGACAATTTGATACCTTCATTTGGGAAGAACCACAGAATTCACATGGCGGAGGAGATCTTCACATTCATGGAGGGTTGGAAGGACTTATCAGCCACCTCATGCCTTCTCCAGCAACAGGCCCCTCAAAGCGAGTGGAAGCCATACAGGGACACAGAGGACAGAGAAGACTTTCAGACTGGACAAAATGATTACAAGTGTAGTGAATGTGGGAAAACCTTCACCTACAGATATTCACTTGTTGAGCACCAGAAAATCCACACAGGAGAAAGATCTTATGAATGTAACAAATGTGGGAAATTTTTTAAGTACAGTGCCAATTTCATGAAACATCAGACAGTTCACACTAGTGAAAGGACTTACGAGTGCAGAGAATGTGGAAAATCATTTATGTACAACTACCGACTCATGAGACATAagagagttcacactggagaaaggccttatgagTGCAACACATGTGGGAAATTCTTTCGGTACAGCTCCACATTCGTTAGACATCagagagttcacactggagaaaggccATATGAGTGCAGGGAATGTGGGAAATTCTTTATGGACAGCTCCACGCTCATTAAACATCagagagttcacactggagaaagaccTTATAAGTGCAATGATTGTGGGAAATTTTTTAGGTATATCTCCACACTCATTagacatcagagaattcacactggagaaaggccGTATGAGTGCAGTGTATGTGGGGAACTGTTTAGGTACAACTCCAGCCTCGTTAAACATTGGAGAAATCACACTGGAGAGAGGCCTTATAaatgcagtgaatgtgggaaatcATTTAGGTACCACTGCAGACTCATTAGACACCAGAGAGTCCACACGGGAGAAAGGCCTTACGAGTGCAGCGAATGTGGGAAATTCTTTCGTTACAACTCCAACCTCATTAAACATTGGAGAAAtcacactggagaaaggccttatgagtgcagagagtgtgggaaagcctttagcCACAAGCATATACTTGTTGAGCACGAGAAAATCCACAGTGGAGAAAGACCTTATGAGTGTAGTGAATGCCAGAAGGCCTTTATTAGAAAGTCTCACCTGGTTCATCACCAGAAAATCCACAGTGAAGAGAGGTTTATGTGCTCCATGAATGTGGGGAATTCTTCAGCTACAACTCCAACCTCATTAAACATCAGAGATTTCACAATGGAGAAAGTTTACCATTGA